The Daphnia carinata strain CSIRO-1 chromosome 9, CSIRO_AGI_Dcar_HiC_V3, whole genome shotgun sequence nucleotide sequence GACACCGGAAGCAGACCAACAAGCGCCAGCCGAAGAGGATTTAACGTCTCCAATTAGAGCACCGGTATAAACATGTTGTGTTACACTTCAAAAGCagatttcttaaaaaaaacaaatactcGTGTTTGAAACAAGACTGCGATGACCGTACCGTTCGTTGATCAACCGTTCAAAGTGAAGAAGCCGACCAGTTATCTTAGACCTTGGTTCGTCGATGATTCGACCGTCCGTGGAACAAAGCCATCGATGGTAACGTAcacctgaaaatgaaataagaggaaacagcaaaaattattttgagtTTACAACAGTCAAAGGCAGTGCAACAAGATGATTCTGACCAGCAGTCGGAGGCTGGTCGTCCTGTTGGACCGTGGACCGTTTATCGTGGAACACCCGTCGTGATGAGACCTAGCTATCAAGCAGTTCGGCCTCTCATTTACGCTGATCGGCCTGTCTTTGTAAGTCCTAGtcaaattagaaaaaatggACCGTTTGTAAATAGCGGATCAACGTCAAttctcattttgaaaatcGGCGGGGGTTGTTTGTCTCATTTGCGGCTCCTCACTGACTTCTGCCTattgtttgaataaaaaaaaaaaaaaaaaaaacaggtaaaaaatGGCTACTACGATGACGTGGAACAACAACCGGCTGGCGTGTGGCCGTCTGGCCCGCTAATTGCCACCATTTTGCCGGCTCAGGTTCAGCAACCGTTAAAACCGATGAAGCAATTGAGACCGTGGATAGTTCAGGACTACTACAATCATCAGCCACAGGTTGAAACAGTTTAAATGATATCAAACCTGTTCTGTGTGCGTGTGGATTGATCCCCAGATGAAAAATACATGAATTGCGAGCCATGGCTTGtttgcttcttttcatttttttttttttttacagacaaCACGGAACACAGTGAATGAAGAGCAGCCCGTCAGACAAACGAAACCTTGGTTTGTTCCAGTAGTCAGTCAACAGCCCATCCGCCTAATGGTAATGATAACAAGAcaaatgattattattattattatataaaaaaaaacacttgtcGCTCATTTACACAGTCTGAGAATGTACCAACTCGTTATCAGCTGGTTAAGCCACTGATTGCTCTGCCCGAAGAAGTATACTATCATGGCCCAATCAAACAACAAAGACCCTGGACATCCGCAGTGCCTAGCATTGAGCCCTCGGTTAGTTAAAGAACAATAAAAAGTAGAAGCTTTACTTTTGAAAACAACTGGCCACTGTTTGTGCAGATTGCAGGTACTGGACAAGCAGAGGCTCGTGTCCCGTTCCTGGGCAACTGGGCGAACGGTACGCCGGGCAAGACGCACATCGTCGGTAACAACACGTTAGTCTACACGAAACAGAATTTCTTGCAAACTGGAACGTCCACCGTTTACACGTCGACCGTGTTCACGGCTACGACCACCATCGTCAACGCCTATTGTTTCAAATCCTCCGGTGTAAACCTCGTAGCTCCATCACCTTGGTGCTCCTTCCGCAGGAAACGATCCGCCACCatggaagaagaggaacaaTCCGCCATTTTGTCAATGGAAGGCAAAACCATTCAACCATCACAAGTTCAAAAGtgagcaaaaacaaacatttcctttttaaaacattcaagaattttcaattgaatttgatGTAATCATTTAGGATTTTGATGACAGTGATGCCTTCGTTATCGGATTGCAATAAAGAGGCCAGTGTTCCGCTTGCTAGTTCCATGGTGGTACCTTCCATAGCGGACAACGTACGATCGAATAAGGTGGAAGGTCGTTTCCTTAATGTAGTCGCGACGGGAAGACCCACAACCACCGTGACAGTGACGGGTCTAACGGTCGTGAGTGAGATCGCAATCACCGACACAACGTCCGTGACGTTCTTGGGTGGGGGATGCGTACCCCGTTGTCTGCAGAACTTGCCAACTTGCGCAGTTTGAAACCAGCCGACATTGTTCCAGGATAATGTAACATTCAATCTCCCACGTAAAGCGAATATTCGTATTTAAACACtaaatgaattcaaacaattttCGAAATGATGTGACATGCTAAATACATAAAGACAATGAGACTTAATCGATTCGTATACGAAAGAAGTTgagctgtttttgaaaattgtgttAACACGTACATTGGcagacatgttttttttttttttttttgccggccCCCAAAAAAAAGCGGCCGGGCAGCTGTTCCAAACTGACGATATGCAGCCGTTCGAACTCACAGCTGAATAACCCGAAAGAAAGGCCCAGCGTACGTTGTataacgataaaaaaacaaatatgtcAGAGTTCTTACAGCTAAAACGTCATCCATATGTTTCTTCTTGCGGCTTTCttgtctatttcttttcttttttttcgaaacctTCTGTCTtcatggaaaacaaaacaaaaggaagatGGAGGGACGTACAAAACCcgtgtgatttttgtttttccagcaACGAAACTATCccgcgtgtttttttttttgttctaaacAAGTTGACCGCaaaattatgtttttattAGTCAAACGTAGATAGACGGACAGactaacattttttcttttttttttctagggcccgtcataaaaataaatcccatccgtttgttttacattttttcaaactaaaaacTTTGGCTGTAGATAACCCGCAACGTTCACCAAAAGATATGATGATATATAGTTTAGTGAATGTTCCAGATTATACTCGTCTAGATGAAATTCGACATGTTTgcaatctgtttttttttcttttcggctaACAACTAACTATTTTCGGGTACACATTTTCCGGTCCGCGATCCGCatcgaatttcaaatttaccgccaaaagaaattttcaaagcATCTCTCTCCcatgttttttgttatctCATATCGTTTGACAGAATCCAtcaataaaattgtttttaaaaacagaaaatccaAACCTCTGGAACGAATCCACGCAATTCcaaacctgttttttttctcccctaaaACAAAGTGAATGTATACCAACAAATTGCAAAAATAGCCTTGTCTGTAATCCTTCACTCGCGGAAGAATCGATATTTAAAGTTGAACTAGAAtcgtttagaaaaaaaaaatcgacttcTTTTGTATTTAGGTAAGCGGAAGAAGGCACGAATAACCCATctgttgtttgaaaaaaaaaaaaaaagagtccgTGTCGGGACTATTGGACCACCTCCGACGTGAGTTCAAGTTGCTCATTAAATGGGCGGACGCATAcaacaggaattttttcaacaaaaaaaaaaaaaacgtatctATTCTGggattctttttacttgttGCAAAAACATCTGgcgctaaaataaaaacaaaatttttttttttttcgtttctaaagaacaaaaaaaatcccatttttCTTGCGTTTGCATAGAGAATAATGAACCGCTCTACTCACGTAGGCTTACACAACGTCTTTCGAAAGGTAACAATCTTGGGCCAAATCTAACATCGCTAACACGTACAGAAACGTTAAGTCATCGGAGAATTGAATAATCATACGGTACCATTCAGCTGAAGGTAGCGTGTAATTAAAGGCTTGTTAGTACATCAACAGGCCTCGAATTCCACAGATTATATCAGTCCATCTTTTCTTGTATGTTGTGCAGCATCAACACGTCATCGCTGTACAActggcttattttttttactctaATTTCAACAAATACGCCACGATTAGATTAAGGCAGAGCGTAGGAACATCACTCACAATGATTTCTACAGACAGTGGCCTGAAGAACAGCTGACACATTGttatattaaagaaaaagaaaatcatttttcagaATAATGCGACCGTCAAACTCCGTTCAAGTGCCTTATCTCGTTAAATGAGACTAACTCGCTCTAGCGGAGCGAATCATTCGTCTTTTGGCGCACATGTCAGACGATATCTCATACGTATACAGTGCATGTACAACGATAACACATTTTTATGGATTTAAAAATCCCGATGCGCACgcaatttgttttctcgaATTATACACGGTCATTTGGGGCGTCCGTTTTCTCTATGATTCGGACGAGTAAAGAACATACATTTTTCTTAGCGCGTATGCACGGGAGGGATTTACATAAAGCGAAGAGGATCGTAACTCGAGATATCGCacgaattttctttattttacttCTGGTCGGCAACGACAAAAACCGTTGTGTGAAAAATAGAATTCCTCATTTCGCGGCCTATTATTTCGTGTAATATCGTTTTCTAGGGATCTTCTTTAATGGCCGCcatgctgttgctgctgcataAGCAAATGTTTACGACGTACTACGGAAGCGTCCTGATGTATTGTATTTTAATTAGAATGGCAGAGATGtggcgataaaaaaaaaaaaaattctttgacGACCTACCCCCTCCCTGCCCTATGCAATTGTAATGGCATTAAAAAGTGGGTTCTTGTTCTACATCAACGTCATCATTTGTGTACCGAATTTCATTTACATATTTTGCTGGTTGATGAATAACGTTTGCAAAAGATTCCCCGTGTGACGTGACTTTAACCATAGGGATAATGCAGTTTACAGTTACTAGTCCGTTTACTGAAATTGTTCCAGaacaagaaaattcaaaaatgggAAACGTTTTTGGCTTTTAATGAAAATGGCAATAAATTTCAGTAACAGAAAATTCCAATAACTGCCGTGCATGAAACGATGCGAATTATTCATCAACCAACAAAGAAGTTTGAAAGTTTGGAAATTCGTGAAAAAAGTTCGTCCCACAAAATTCGTTTGTACCCAACAAACCTCTCCCCCCAGCCCCTTGTAAAAAGGACACGCGCAATAGCATGCAAATTAGAACTGGCGGTCATCTCGGACGAACGAACTGCGGATAAGGGACAATTCGTTTCATTAGGAAATGAtgtaacacaaaagaaaagctacGACACTATTCCaggctatttatttttttatatccaCCGTTAAAAATGTCGTGAATTTCTTTCACGTTCTTAATTGGGCAAACCATTCCCGTAGAgattcccctcccccctttttttttggtctccTGTATACCCACTGCGATGTATTGGACTTGTCAACAAGCTcgccgaaagaaaaagactcgTGTACAACATGAAAGCGGCAGCATCGTTCACGCAGGGACGTCTCGGGCCATTAACGCGCATAATTCAGACGGGAATTCCGAGACGCCGCCGAGATGCAGGTAAAAGACAAAAGTGGGTTAAAACTGACTCCAAAGTACAAGAGGAGAAGGACAGCAAAAGACGAACAGTAGTAAAACGCAATGATCACTCCGTGTAACAAGAGATAGAAAGCAAAATGTGTAAGATGTCTCGGTCACGCTCCCGTGAACGATTTGAATCGATTAGTCAACTCGGCTGCTGTTGGCCGTGGCTGAAAGATAAAAATGGGATCCGTCACAATTgaaaaatccccccccccccccagaaaaaaaTAGGATTTTTTGGGTGGAACAGATGCTGCGTTATTAGACATCATTTAAAACAATGACATTtccatttccaattttttgcttcattttGTCTCAGAACTGAAACGCACGTTACGTGCTGGCGTTTTgcatcttttaaaaacaaatttgcattttttaaaaacaaaacaattgttaAGATGCGTTCATTTCACACCGACTTTTAAAGGATGACCCGTTGCAatgcaaatttgtttttagttgCGACGCTCGGAGACGCTCTCCATGAAAAACTACCTGACGCTCGTACGTAGTGGGAAATCACGCTCGTTAAAAGAGGAATGCCGACTGTTGGTAggggatttattttttttttaatatcttgATCATCTAAACGCTCGAAATGAGGCAAccaatcttttctttttcggcatATCAAAAGCCAGAGCTGCGAAAAAAGAGGACTGCACAGACGCCGATTAAGAATTTTGCTGTCCACTCGCTACCCCATAGCAGAAAAAAACCGCATAAATTCAAAGTTTAGGAATGccgggaaaaaagaaaaaacatttaaagcGAACGAAAAGACTTGATGATACATTGCGAGCTATAATTcacgaacaaacaaaacaaaaaaaaagatgaacgactaaataaaatattacgTTTTACTGTAGCCCCGACCGCTATTGGTTAGTGGATAAAGAGCGTTCATTAGCGTGAACAGGCCAAACCGCGCCCTTCAACGCCTAACTCTGTTCGCAGCGTTGCTTCTTTTTTAGCGACCTGAGAAATTGCATTTTTCAATAGCCTGCCCCCGGTTTGAATCGATAAGCAAATTATAGTTTTCCTGGTATGAAGCCGAAATGAAGtatctaaaaataaagatcCGAAAGAAAACTATCGACGATGGAATTGAAAATATAGAAAGGGAAGTGTTTTGCGTGCTTAAACAATTCACGAGCAGCTGCACATCAAGGATCGTTCACAAACAAATACTTAAATAGATGCCAATTATGCATGCAGACgagttttgattttaaattgttttcagTGCCTTTGCCCTACGTCCTAACACAAGTATAATATTCAATAGCTGGAGGCTCTTGCATCAGTAAAAAACGGCTGGAAACGTTCGACTCacgaaccaaacaaaaaaatcaacgtGTAAACGCACTGAAAAATCATGTCCGACAAGATCGtatcttttcaaaaacagcaaaagatTAGACTcaataaaaagataaacatcccacacattttctttttcttttagaacgTTTGAATTGCAACCTTGGTTCGTTCATACTAACTTGTACTCTAACAGAAGGACGAAAAATAAAGGGAGCAAATTGATTGTTTTGATGAAAGACTTACCGGGAACGATAATAACACTAATCAGCAGttaaaacaataacaacatttttttggtcACGCTTTTCTCACGATTTTTGGTGTCCAGTTAtgctaataaaaaacaaaggagGAACGGACTAATTCTAACTGCCTAGTCGTATCTTGTCCGTCAGCTGTTTCAAGCATCAACTccgttttgaaaaatgtacataaaaaaacgaaaaaaagggctTCGTCCACAATATGTTAAATACCAGAGGTTTAAACAAAGCATTTCCACGACACGAAAAAATGATACGATCAAACATTGAAAACGTTGCCACGATaacaaattgaatttcaaCACAACACCgaataaatgaatttaaaatgaTCTTACATATAGTTGGATGTTAGAGGCACTCCAGAACGGGACGGAATCGACTAGTTGCACTGAACGTCTCGTGCCCTACTGTTTCAGATTAAGAACAAAAATTGGGCACTTTCGAATTTTATGCAAATtactttccaaaaaaaaaaggttaccATTCCCCTCGTTCCTTATTGTTCTAGAACAAAAGGACCTTGAACGCATTCGAATATCTACCCCCCACCCCCAAAACTGATCTTTCGCCTCGGAGGTGGAGATCGCATCGATCCACCCCCCCGCCAAAACTGATCTTTTGTCTCGGAGGTGGAGATCGCAAATGACTCATCAAACGCAAAAGATGCAAACATCTGTGCATGAGAAATGAACCCCCTGTCAAACTAAATACAAAGAGTTtgtcgaacaaaaaaatgatcccCCTTCCCCCGCTCACATGACACGGTCACGTTTAGACACATCCTTACACGATGTTGAAATCCATAAGAGAAACACTGAACGCCTTTTGTTCTCTCTTCATTAAACACCTCGTCCTCTAAAACTAGGGCcgccatatttttttacacCCCAAATCCACGTGTATGATCCCATTAGGAATGACTCACTCCAGGTAGCACCATTTTTAATAATTACGAACGAGGCCTCATTCAAATGAGGTCGTTTCCGTTGTCAACGTTTCGTTTgccgaagaaaaaacaaatcagagATGAGTGAATGGATATTTTTTTGCATCCACATTAATGCCAATGATGGACAGCTGCGATTGCGTATGACTGGTGGCTATTGTATTGCAGCCAAAACATTCGCCATTTGAATGATGGAAGTCTTGAATGTCAGGCATGTTTTAACATGAGCAATGCAATCAGCAATTGCAGCGGGCCGACATTGTTGGTCAAGATTTGCACTAAAACAAATGCCGATGATGTTCTATTCGAGTTCAAAAAGCTTTCCtacattttcttcttgtcccaaataaaatgtttaaagaaaTCGCCATTTCGAAATACACAACGCCCAACATTTGCAATCGCCAATGATTGATTATAAGAAAATTGCGTATTTATAGCAAAAGGGTTTGCCGTTTATAAGAATCGACGCAatcagaaatttaaaaaagaagtggcgtgaaacaaaataatagcCTTGTCGCGTGAATCATCATTTCACGTCGTATAGGCGCTGTTCGGAGTGGTGTCACGGTGGCCATGCGCAACACAACCGGCCCGATAATACGTTAGAGAGGTGAAACATTTGAATACCCGATTATTATGATGGGGCTAGCGAACGGAGACGCCATGAACGGAGTTCTTTCGGTAGGGGGAAGGGTGATGAAAAGAAGAGGTAGAGATATGTGTTTTTTGCCTATAAAAATGATGACGTAATTGCCGACTGTGTGTCACAAGAATTATTTGATACACACGCAGTATCCTTTATAAAAAGCTATTCCGCTTTGGGCTATGGATGAGTTAAAATTATCGAAAGGCTTATGAACCGTGGGAATGTTATTGATTGTTCTTAACGTGAACCAATAGAATCCGATGCTTTCAATCTTTCAAAATGTCAACGTTAATGAAACGAATGAAACTCGATTATTATTGTTTGAAGTCAAGTTACAAGATAAACATTCACACCATCACACAGCGAATCCCCAAACCACAAGAGTCTTTGAACTCGGCAAtttacaagaagaaaaagaaaatcccaaacctttttcttcttttgtcgcATTCATTTAGTCTCCGCCTCCATCGGAATAAGCCACGACCATCATCGGGCCAGCAGAGtgacggacaaaaaaaaaaaaaaagaacagcttgtatttttctttttgctacaTTGCACAAAGCGGGTGCTGCGGAGACGCCCCCGTCTAACTTCTCCGTGCCGGCCTTGCGAAGAAGTGCATGAACCACTATATAAATGCTCAGCTTGGATGCAGTCAGCCTGGTCATTCGCTAAGTCAGCGTCGTTCGTTCAACAACTCTTTATTTTGAAACTCAaacttttgtgttttgttttcttttgtgttgtaCTTCAATCAAACGCGATGATGAAATGCCGCCTGATCTCCTGATCGACTACCATCGTTCCGTACTTAGATCGCTAGTGTTACCAGTGCGAACTCACCAGTGCTCCATCACTGCTGATTGacatcaaattttaaattaaattaacaactaaaaatgaaaattattgtGGTTTTGTTTATGGTGATGCTGTGCGTAGGGCCTTCGTTGTGCGTTTGGGGCAAACTCAAATCGAAATCGACAGACACTACGAACACACCGACGTTGGAACGGATGGGCGCTGAGCGTCGCGTCGGCAAGCCAGTAGAAGACAAAGATTACGACGCAGATGAAGGTGCCGGTTCGATTGAATTGGACGGCATCGAATCGACCATCATCAACGGCACTGACCAGGAGGAGCGCTTCTACAACAAGTTCCCACTTCACGTTTTCATGAAGAAGAAACGGCCGTTCGTCAGCTTCTCCACCGTCACGCAGACGTCCACCGTGATCGCCTTGATCACGTCATCGACCGTAGGTCTTTGCGCGAAGTTGGTCAACGTCACAGGTCCATGTCGGTTACGCAGAGGCCTGTGGGAGGAAGATCCGATCGTCTTATCATTCGAAGACGACATGGACTCGATCGACGAGGCCCTTTCGCCCAGCAAAATTTTCAGGTAGGATCCACATTTGCATATGGTTTAtgggtttttatttaaattcattttgggCCGTCGAtgataaaaacacaaaaattagTATCGAAACAACGGCGATGCCGGAAGACGTTTCACGGAGCGATGTCGATGCAAACACTAATCGGAACAAGAGGATATCCGTTCGTTCGGGAGCGCTGATCCAATCGTCGAAAGACGATGGCGAATCGAGGGACGATGACGATGGTAACGAAGGTCGTTTCGGCTTCTTCggattgaagaagaaattcaaaaagaaaatcaaattcatcACGGTGATCACGACGACGGTCGTGACGTCTACCAGCACGTCGACCTCCTACTTCACCAAGAGCACCAAAACGTTCTTCATCCAACTGTGCACTCCGTCGCCGTTTCCCTTCGTCATATGCAACGGCCGGAAGAAGCGACAGGCCGAGCTGGAAGAGCTGAGCAGGGCCAGCAATCAAAATTCTTGAAGGCGATGAAGGGACTTGCACGACACGAATTatggaatattttttttttttttaaatcgcaaATTTTTATGCGATGTTAATTTAAGTCCTTgttcatatttatttattttggatCCGGAATGGATGGGGCTGGACCTGATTCGTTCCCCTGCGTCTGTAATGAGCTTTAAGACAAGATCTATCGGGATTTTCTCAAAGGAGCttcttattatttaaaaaaatcaagaagaattgatttgaatttaatttatttcatttcaaaatttatttattcatttcttatCCTAccgacattttaaaaaatttcatttccctccctttttttattttaaacattgaaaacgaaaacattcAGAGACCAAAGTGCTGTGATGAAAACAACTAACCAATaacaatcaataaaaataaactcaaTCATCTTACATTCTTATACATATATTATACTATCTAGCTAGGCTATTAAATGGTTGATAGGGCTCGCATTCCGGCAAGGCGGAAACGATATCGAGACAAAGTCCAAAAACagctgtttgtttattttgctttatttattttaacagCAGCAGttcaactgtaaaaaaatctgatCGTTCCATTTGTCTTGAAACAACTTAGCGCACTTGACATGTGTAACGATCGCGGTTGCCCGTTTAGTGTTAtactatatacacacacacacgtcatGGGATCTTGATTTTCTTACGTTTGACGAGGGCCGTCAGTTGCAATGGACCAGCGGGCGGTGTGCGGGACCGTTCGGACTACATGTTGTTAAAGGTAGCTGTTATCCTTCAGGCTAAATGTGCGTGTCCCATCTAAAAGAactgtatttctttttgaaggCGGATAACGGGAAATGGTTCGTGAATGTGAAGAAACAAAgcagcgctagatggcgcaaCGTATCAAAGACTCACGCTCAGCTCCCGTTGGTTACCTAACGGTACATTCGGTGTAATTGCTCAATGGGTAAGCTGACCAACAGATGGACAGTTTAAATGAACCAACGGATATCTTGTTTTAATAAACaaatagtttttgtttgtttttttacttccaaaatgggaatgatcagtaaggaaaaacaaaacagcggGATTCACGAACGCTGAACAGCTGACTCGCTTGATGCATTTGAACGACAACAGTACGCTTAGTAAAATGGAGCCATCAATCACGCGTTGATACATCACTCAATTTATTCAtatttagttatttatttatttagttatttAGAACGAGTGAAATGGATTGAATTCCGTAGCCCATTATTCCGCGTAACGTTCAAACGAGTCACGATCCGTGATTGCACCAGTTTCAGTTTCTGTTgtagcaatttttttctattaaaatttttctagcataaacaaaattttatataataaGCAAATCCAGCAAGTAccgaatacagttcattttttataatcGTCAATATCGCTCACCGTGTTTGCGAAATTCAATTGCGAAGGTCGATTGACGCCACAATGAACTGCAGCTGGTTTCGATCATCTATGGGGCActataaaagacttgatgaAACAGCATATGCAtgtagatgtaagttagatatAAGAAATAAAGTCGGGATGGTTCAAGTGATAGCCGTCAGCATGCACCATGCACCCTATCACTTGTGACTATTGCATTCGAAATTAAGTTCGAATGCACTGTCCCGACTTTTTCCTTCAGCTTTTTGGGCTCTCGGCCTATACGGGCAACACAGGAGCACGGGCATGGCCAGTTCCAGACGACACTTAgctaattattttttgaagttgATTATCTTTTGAACTTGCTGTGTTACCTATTATACAAAATCTCATTTATGCtagaaaaaatttgcaaaaaatttaaatactcTTATTGCATTTCTAGGAATCGCCCAATGCTTGAGGTGCACACGATCGAGAGTTTCAAACAATAGTTAACCATTCCAATAGTCCcacgcaatttttttatttagcataACACACCAAAGTCTTGGACTAATATCTAACAGAGCGGCTCcctttctccaaaaaaaaaaattactgttcCAAACACACGTCCCGCACATTCACGCCCGCGTGAAACGGATGTGTGTATAGGGAACTGTGGGTTAAGCAAACACGTTCAGAGGCAACAAACGTTTGCTCTTTAAATAGCCACTTGAATTACGGGGACACCTGCGTTATAAAAGCGGCCGGCGCTGTTGTTTTAACCGCGTGCGTATACATACGCCGTGTTAATCAAATACCGACACTTGCCGATGCAGGAACATCCCGCGGTACGCAAGAAAGAACAGCGTTCGATTGAAATATTACGTAGGTCGTCGGACGCGGTGCACGGAAGGTGTCAAAGACCCGGAAATGTCACCACTCGATCGGCTGTGCATGTTTAAACACGCGAGGTTTGTTATCAGCTACACGATTGATGTCCACAGGGCATCAGGTCGATCCAATTGGCCAACGTTTCGAAGAGGAACTCGTTGTATgacgaagcaaaaagaaccaaaaagaacaaataaaaacaaacgatttGTTAccttcaacaaaaaacaatagaattCCAAAATGTGATGTACCTGTTGGCTCTAGGACCAATCGGCGACACATAAAAAGGGCAAAGAGGTACCGATGTGAGTAACAGAAAGTACGAAAGCGCCGGAGAAGGCAGGTTGCTATCTACCACTCATTTTCAGTTATGAAGTGCATTTTGCAGTTGATTATCGTTCAGTTATTCACGATGTTGGTGGTCGATGGAGAGCGGACGTCCACTTACACCGAGTCGAGAACAATCAGCACGACAGTTGATTTCACAAGTAGCGTAAGTTTTTTGCAAGATAAACGATTGACGAGACGTTCGTCCGTTGATTGATCATTTGTGTTCATATCCATTCAAGTTGATCTGCGTAA carries:
- the LOC130697955 gene encoding uncharacterized protein LOC130697955, which translates into the protein MVLFASRFLFVSLSLMIQGPAFTVGQHNVGFVHPIATETFPPEKHPSVAGTGQQQQQQQPAEEDLTSPPSEPVVVLQQASPPQFQVPVTLPFVMQRPQMKPAVKIPPSYLRPMIMIDPIMQDDSQQPIRQTKPWFLPAEEDLTSAPSPGVAVTLPFRRKPTSYLRPAIIADEEGAKPMEDDQPIRSTKPFYYFPTGNVAVTLPFDLRQETKNPGKPSSYLRPAVTDADGTSPQQTPEADQQAPAEEDLTSPIRAPTAMTVPFVDQPFKVKKPTSYLRPWFVDDSTVRGTKPSMSKAVQQDDSDQQSEAGRPVGPWTVYRGTPVVMRPSYQAVRPLIYADRPVFVKNGYYDDVEQQPAGVWPSGPLIATILPAQVQQPLKPMKQLRPWIVQDYYNHQPQTTRNTVNEEQPVRQTKPWFVPVVSQQPIRLMSENVPTRYQLVKPLIALPEEVYYHGPIKQQRPWTSAVPSIEPSIAGTGQAEARVPFLGNWANGTPGKTHIVGNNTLVYTKQNFLQTGTSTVYTSTVFTATTTIVNAYCFKSSGVNLVAPSPWCSFRRKRSATMEEEEQSAILSMEGKTIQPSQVQKILMTVMPSLSDCNKEASVPLASSMVVPSIADNVRSNKVEGRFLNVVATGRPTTTVTVTGLTVVSEIAITDTTSVTFLGGGCVPRCLQNLPTCAV
- the LOC130697990 gene encoding uncharacterized protein LOC130697990; translation: MKIIVVLFMVMLCVGPSLCVWGKLKSKSTDTTNTPTLERMGAERRVGKPVEDKDYDADEGAGSIELDGIESTIINGTDQEERFYNKFPLHVFMKKKRPFVSFSTVTQTSTVIALITSSTVGLCAKLVNVTGPCRLRRGLWEEDPIVLSFEDDMDSIDEALSPSKIFSIETTAMPEDVSRSDVDANTNRNKRISVRSGALIQSSKDDGESRDDDDGNEGRFGFFGLKKKFKKKIKFITVITTTVVTSTSTSTSYFTKSTKTFFIQLCTPSPFPFVICNGRKKRQAELEELSRASNQNS